ACGACGGGGTGGGTCAAGACGCCCACCGTCGAGCACACCTACGCGACGAACGGCAGCTACACCGCGAAGCTCGTGGTCCGCGACGACCGGGGCGCGGAGAGCGAGCGCGCGGCGAGCTGGAACCTCGTCGTCGGGGCCGTCAAGCGCGACGAGAACACGGACAATCCGCGCCCGCCGGTCGACGATCGGCCTGGCGTCGAGGCCGGCCGTCTCCCGCACCCGGGCATCGCCATGCTCGTCCTCGTCCTGTTCGGCGCGGCGCGCGCGCTCAAGCGGCGAAGAGATTGAGAAAAACGGAAGCCGGCGGAGCGCCCGCCGGCGGACGGATGCTCACGATCCGAGAAGGTTGTCCTTCTCGCACTTCTTCTTCGTCTTGATGTTGACGAAGTCCTTCAGTTGGAGGCCACGACACTTGTGGTTCTCCTCCCAGAGCGACCCGTCGCTCATCACGTAGATGATGCGTTGGTCGTCGTCCTTTCCGATCTGGTAGACGATCGTGGGATCCTTCGGAGCGGCCGAGACCGAAACGGTCCCGAAGACCAAGAGACCGACTCCGACGAGCGCATACAACGTCCTGGGTTTCACTGTGGCAACACCTACCTGACTCTCCAGCGCCGCGGGCGGAGCCTGCGGCCATGATCCCCGGCAACAGGGGAACGGTCACCTGTTCCCGGGAGGTTATAGGAAGGGTTCCCCGTCACCCGAGGCAGTGACGGATCGCCACCGGGGTCGAACGGGCCGGGACCGCCGCGATTTCCGCTCGGCGGCGCGTCGTGGACAAAAAAGGAGATGCGCGGAGGGGGCGGGGCCCCCTCCGCGGGGGCGTGGTCACGCGAGGACGTCCGTGTCGGCGTCCCAGCAGTGCCAGATCGGCGTGATGCCGTCTTCCTCGTAACCGTCGATGTGGCAGCCGCCGGTCGTCTGGAGGCCGGCTTCCTGGCCGGTCTCCTCGAACACGCGGCCGTCTTCGGTCACGTAGAGGTCGTTCTCGAGGTCGAGCACGAGGAGCGCGTCCTCGGCGGGCGCCGGGGCCGCCGTGGCGATCCCGAGGCCGACGATCGCGACGAGCGCGAGCGCAAGGGTCTTGTTCATTTGTTTTTCCTCCGTTCACTGCGAAGATGCGGAGCCTCCGCTCGCGCGGATGCTTCGCAACCTCCCTTTTCGCGCCCGCGACCTGCGCCGCGGGCGACACATCCACACACCACAGGTGCATGATACAAGCTGTCGTCCATCGCTTGATTTGATGACGAGACCGTATGCATCGACGTGAACGAGTCACGCCGCGGGACACGGGCTCGCCAGGAATGAAGACGGCAAATCGCGCCTTCCGACCTTCTACATGAACGGTCCGCGATGGACCCTCGGGGTCACAGGTCAGCGAACGTCGCGCGCCCGCGCGCGAGGCGCTCGAGCGCGTCGACGACGGCGTCGAGCGGGATGCGCTTCTGTTCCGCGGAGTCGCGGTCGCGGATCGTGACGCTTTTCTCCGAGAGCGTGTCGTAGTCCACCGTCACGCAGAACGGGACGCCGATCTCGTCCGCGCGGGCGTAGCGCCGGCCGATGGAGCCGCCGTCGTCGTACTGCGAGAGCACGCCGCGCTCGCGCAGGTCGACGTCGATCTTCTTCGCGACGACATCGAGGCCGTCCTTCGCCATGAGCGGGAAAACGCCCGCCTTGATGGGCGCGACGCGCGCGGGCAGCTTCAGCGTCGCCCACTCCTTCTCCTCGTACGCGCCTTCGAGCACCGCGTAGAAGATGCGGTCGATGCCGTACGACGGCTCGACGACGTGGGGGACGTACGATTCGCCGTCCAACCGCTCCGTGATGCGCTCGACGCGGTACGCATCCGCGGGAACCTCGTAGTCCTGTCCGTCCGCGCTCACGCGGATCGGTTGCCCCGGCGTGATCGCGTCGGGGCTCAAGGCCTTCACGGCCTCCATCACGGCGCCGGCCTTGCCCTTGTAGAGCGGGCCGAGCTTCGCGCCGTTCGGCACGACGCGATTGACCTCGACGTCGCGCGGCGAGGGGAATCGGCGCAGGGCGAGGAGATTCGCGCCCGAAACGCGCGCGTGCGCCTTGAGGTCGTAGTCGGTGCGGTCCGCGATGCCGACGATCTCGACCCAGCCGAAGCGCGGCGAGAGGAACTCCGCGTCCCATGTGTCCGTGCTGTAGTGCGCCTTCTCCGTCGAAAGATGCTGACGGAAGCGCAGCTTCGCGGGCGAGACGCCGGCCAGATCGAGGAAGCGATCCGTGAGCGCGATGAAGTATCCGAGCGCGCCGTTCGCGATGATTCCCTTCGCGACGGCCTCGCCCATCGGGAGGCGCACGACGTCCTCGGTGCCGCGCTCCTGCGCCTCGCGCGTGAGAAGCGCGAGCTCGCGACCGGCGAGCGCCTCGAACCGGGGCCACGTCTTGTTCTCCGGGTCGAAGAAGACTTCGGCCTCCATCTGGTGGAACTCGCGGAGGCGCAGGAGCGACTGCCGCGGGCTGATCTCGTTGCGGTACGCCTTCCCGATCTGGACGGCGCCGAACGGCATCTCCTCGCGGAAGTAGCGGTAGAGCCACGTGAAGTCCATGAACATGCCCTGCGCGGTCTCGGGCCTGAGATACCCGGCGCGGCCGGATCCGGGTCCGACCTGGGTCTTGAACATGAGGTTGAACGCGGTGATCTTCGTCTGCTCGTCGAACGCCTTCGAGCACCCGGGGCACGTGAGCGTCGCCTCGTACACGGGCTTTCCGGCGACGGCAAGCGCCACGCGCGACGTCGAGAATGCGCCCGTCAGCGGGCCAGCCTCCGTCTTGCGGTCCTCCTTGGGGCGCATGAGGCGCGTCACGTTCTCCGGCGACGGGTCCTGATCGGCGCTCGCGCGCGCCGTTTCGTAGAAGGGCGTCAGCGTCGCGAGGACGATCGAACGCGTCGCGGCGTCGATGGCCTTCGACTTCGCGAGCGCCGCCGCGGCCCCGTCGAGGAAACGCTTGAACTCGCCCTTCAGGAGGTGGTCGCCGCGGAATCCGCCGCCG
This DNA window, taken from Candidatus Thermoplasmatota archaeon, encodes the following:
- the glyS gene encoding glycine--tRNA ligase, yielding MAEPAPDVHEKLMALLKRRGYLAPSYEIYGGVAGFFDYGPLGAGLKTNLENLWRSLYVHGEGMAEIQCPTISPEQVFRASGHLEKFADTVVECAQCGGGFRGDHLLKGEFKRFLDGAAAALAKSKAIDAATRSIVLATLTPFYETARASADQDPSPENVTRLMRPKEDRKTEAGPLTGAFSTSRVALAVAGKPVYEATLTCPGCSKAFDEQTKITAFNLMFKTQVGPGSGRAGYLRPETAQGMFMDFTWLYRYFREEMPFGAVQIGKAYRNEISPRQSLLRLREFHQMEAEVFFDPENKTWPRFEALAGRELALLTREAQERGTEDVVRLPMGEAVAKGIIANGALGYFIALTDRFLDLAGVSPAKLRFRQHLSTEKAHYSTDTWDAEFLSPRFGWVEIVGIADRTDYDLKAHARVSGANLLALRRFPSPRDVEVNRVVPNGAKLGPLYKGKAGAVMEAVKALSPDAITPGQPIRVSADGQDYEVPADAYRVERITERLDGESYVPHVVEPSYGIDRIFYAVLEGAYEEKEWATLKLPARVAPIKAGVFPLMAKDGLDVVAKKIDVDLRERGVLSQYDDGGSIGRRYARADEIGVPFCVTVDYDTLSEKSVTIRDRDSAEQKRIPLDAVVDALERLARGRATFADL